In Levilactobacillus brevis, a single genomic region encodes these proteins:
- the ezrA gene encoding septation ring formation regulator EzrA, with protein MIVLIGIVILAIVAYVGLLLYQQRIRRQVATLTTKKEAMEAIPLKDELRLVGQLSLTGQSLEDYENLQADFSEITENRFTRIDDQLAQLLSDSRGVNLIQLQQNLKKATTLIDQTDELIKSVQEQLTHLQEVDKQHRQAVKDLEQKYQDLRKTLLAKNFAFGPSIDGLEEQLSQLEDNFDTFSQLTQEGDHQRAADVLDQLHDDTAVLEDLIKAIPPLYKDLTVVFPDQVKELRSGYQQLSAEKYQFGDQNLPELISTIEDHISTNLDTLGDLRPDDAKIVNERIAKQIDNVYDLMQTEIDAKSPVEANLDGVAKFIAHAQNQSHALMTELDRLSQNYTLDHHEIETARELNEQLRGIDGIYQRDVQDLTGKTATYSRVLEHQKQQQKDLEQIEQQQADILKSVAGLADEERQARDTLQQFDFNLHSLRRQVENLNLPGIPQNYLDYFFVVRDEVAQLATDMDQPQIDMERITKQLLIIQTDLDTLQEKTDDLIDSAELAEQLLQYANRYQTSHENVAAASKEAADLFENKHQYAQALETIATVLDEVEPGSYKRLEDAYYQSKGKTKPKRDTDDTK; from the coding sequence ATGATTGTGCTAATAGGAATCGTCATACTTGCGATCGTTGCGTACGTTGGCTTGCTGTTGTACCAACAACGGATTCGCCGGCAAGTCGCGACGCTAACCACAAAGAAAGAAGCGATGGAAGCCATTCCGTTAAAGGACGAGCTTCGGCTGGTGGGACAGCTCAGTCTGACCGGTCAGTCGCTCGAAGACTATGAGAATCTTCAAGCGGACTTTTCCGAAATCACCGAGAACCGTTTTACCCGGATCGATGACCAATTGGCCCAGCTCCTTAGTGATTCGCGGGGCGTCAATTTAATTCAACTGCAGCAGAATTTAAAAAAGGCGACGACGCTAATTGACCAAACGGACGAGCTGATTAAATCCGTTCAAGAGCAGTTGACCCATCTACAAGAAGTCGATAAGCAACATCGTCAAGCGGTGAAAGACCTGGAGCAGAAGTATCAAGACCTCCGGAAGACGCTACTGGCCAAGAATTTTGCGTTTGGCCCCAGTATTGATGGCTTAGAGGAACAGTTGAGCCAGTTGGAAGATAATTTTGACACCTTCTCCCAGTTGACTCAGGAAGGGGACCATCAACGGGCGGCCGATGTCTTGGACCAACTGCACGATGACACCGCCGTGTTGGAAGACTTAATCAAAGCCATTCCACCATTGTACAAGGACTTGACCGTGGTCTTCCCTGATCAGGTTAAGGAATTAAGAAGTGGCTACCAGCAGCTGTCAGCCGAGAAGTATCAGTTCGGCGATCAGAATCTGCCAGAGTTGATTAGTACGATTGAGGACCATATCAGTACCAACCTCGACACGTTAGGGGACTTACGCCCGGATGACGCCAAGATTGTCAACGAACGGATTGCTAAGCAGATCGACAACGTTTATGACCTGATGCAAACGGAAATTGACGCTAAGTCGCCGGTCGAAGCGAACCTAGACGGCGTAGCCAAGTTTATCGCCCACGCCCAGAACCAAAGCCACGCGTTGATGACCGAACTGGACCGGCTCAGTCAAAACTACACGTTGGACCATCACGAGATCGAAACGGCCCGGGAACTCAACGAACAGTTGCGGGGCATCGATGGCATTTACCAACGGGACGTGCAGGATCTGACCGGTAAGACGGCGACGTACTCGCGCGTGCTGGAACACCAAAAGCAACAGCAAAAGGACCTCGAGCAGATCGAGCAACAACAAGCTGATATTTTGAAGAGTGTTGCCGGCCTCGCCGACGAGGAACGGCAAGCTCGCGATACGTTACAACAGTTCGACTTCAATCTACATAGCTTGCGCCGGCAAGTGGAGAATCTCAACCTGCCTGGCATTCCGCAAAATTATTTAGATTACTTCTTTGTTGTCCGGGATGAAGTGGCACAGCTAGCCACCGACATGGATCAACCGCAGATCGATATGGAACGCATCACCAAGCAACTGTTGATTATTCAGACGGACTTGGATACGTTGCAGGAGAAGACGGATGACTTGATCGACAGCGCCGAATTGGCTGAACAACTCTTGCAGTACGCCAACCGTTATCAAACCAGTCACGAGAACGTGGCCGCTGCTAGCAAGGAAGCCGCCGACTTGTTCGAGAACAAGCACCAATATGCGCAGGCCTTAGAGACCATTGCGACGGTGCTCGACGAGGTCGAACCCGGTTCTTACAAGCGTTTAGAAGATGCTTATTATCAAAGTAAGGGCAAGACGAAGCCTAAGCGTGACACGGACGATACCAAATAA